A genomic region of Paenibacillus sp. PL2-23 contains the following coding sequences:
- a CDS encoding NUDIX domain-containing protein: protein MLEISAGGVVYRRNEQGELQIQLIQDRYGKVSLPKGKMEAGETVEQTALREIAEETGLTGVIIAPIDQIKYQYEHHEYGTVNKEVHYYLVEAVGGKHQAQVEEIRGVDWFEPLEAWRKQKQSGYDNNHRIVAGALQLLGIAVQP, encoded by the coding sequence ATGTTGGAAATTTCGGCTGGCGGTGTTGTATACCGCCGCAACGAACAAGGTGAGCTGCAAATTCAGCTCATTCAGGACCGCTATGGCAAGGTTTCCCTGCCGAAGGGCAAGATGGAGGCGGGCGAGACGGTGGAGCAGACCGCGCTTCGCGAAATTGCGGAGGAAACCGGTCTAACCGGTGTCATTATTGCGCCTATCGACCAGATCAAATATCAATATGAGCATCATGAATACGGCACCGTGAACAAAGAGGTGCATTATTATCTTGTAGAGGCCGTTGGCGGGAAGCATCAGGCGCAGGTGGAGGAAATTCGCGGCGTCGACTGGTTCGAGCCGCTGGAGGCCTGGCGCAAGCAGAAGCAGTCCGGCTACGACAATAATCATCGCATCGTAGCCGGTGCGCTGCAGCTGCTGGGTATTGCTGTTCAGCCGTAA
- a CDS encoding Na/Pi symporter, with protein MIHTILVPMLLGFAVFMCGMKLMELALHRLAGPYLSGALQRSTRTPLHGLAVGTATTAVLQSSTAVTIISIGLVNAGLLTFPRTLGIILGTNIGTTVTTELIALHIHDLAVPLLCISTAIWLLTALLGEAGLIPRLGAPRWLEYVRFVSVALCGFGLLLYGLTMMQSIGPAVQQSPMFDWFLQKAAAGIWWGLAAGAILTAAIHSSAAVIGLVMGFVSIGAMSPELGVALVLGSNVGTCVTALLASIGGSRAGQFVAYAHTLLNLLGALLFLPLTGELTAFAGWLSHSPASQIAHAQTIFNIACSLLALPFCYMSVFRRLDSIELR; from the coding sequence ATGATACATACGATTCTGGTCCCCATGCTGCTTGGCTTCGCCGTGTTTATGTGCGGCATGAAGCTGATGGAGCTGGCGCTGCACCGCTTGGCCGGCCCTTATCTGTCAGGAGCGCTGCAACGCTCCACACGAACGCCGCTGCACGGACTAGCCGTGGGCACAGCAACGACCGCTGTCCTGCAGAGCAGCACGGCGGTAACGATTATTTCGATAGGTCTCGTTAATGCGGGGCTGCTTACTTTCCCGCGCACGCTGGGCATCATTCTGGGTACAAATATCGGCACGACGGTGACAACCGAGCTTATCGCTCTGCATATCCATGACCTTGCTGTACCGCTGCTGTGTATATCTACCGCGATCTGGCTTCTGACCGCCTTGCTCGGCGAGGCTGGGCTCATTCCCCGTCTGGGCGCTCCCAGATGGCTGGAGTATGTGCGCTTTGTATCCGTGGCGTTATGCGGCTTCGGACTACTGCTGTATGGCCTGACGATGATGCAGTCGATCGGGCCGGCTGTGCAGCAAAGCCCCATGTTCGACTGGTTCCTCCAGAAAGCGGCCGCCGGTATATGGTGGGGACTTGCGGCTGGAGCCATATTGACCGCTGCCATTCATAGCAGCGCCGCAGTGATTGGCCTCGTCATGGGGTTCGTCAGCATCGGAGCGATGTCTCCGGAGCTCGGCGTCGCTCTTGTGCTCGGCTCTAACGTAGGCACCTGTGTAACGGCCCTTCTGGCGTCCATCGGAGGCTCGCGGGCCGGTCAATTCGTTGCTTATGCCCATACGCTCCTCAACCTGCTTGGGGCTCTTCTTTTCCTGCCGCTTACCGGCGAGCTGACAGCGTTCGCGGGCTGGCTGTCCCATTCACCCGCCTCGCAAATCGCTCACGCCCAGACGATATTTAATATCGCTTGCTCCCTGCTCGCGCTGCCCTTCTGTTATATGAGCGTGTTCCGTCGCTTGGATTCCATAGAGCTCAGATAG
- a CDS encoding class I SAM-dependent rRNA methyltransferase: protein MTSPYIERKYVKLSEQAKIVLNKARKKRTEQGHPWIFGSEIDRLEGQAEPGGLVEVVNHQGKYLATGYWNPKSQITVRIVSYEPIPVMGQSFLAERLKRCKEHRERFVADRDCRLVYGEADFLPGLIVDRFGDVLVVQILTLGMEVVKAALIDALVEVFQPAGIYERSDVSVRGLEGLEERKGVLYGQCEPIVIIEENGLKLEVDIVDGQKTGYFFDQRENRASIAPLMQGWGARSGIRLSAHPEHEEAGLVPVNANGKAVTFPYWDGATVLECFAHTGSFTLHACQYGAKKVTCLDVSQHAIDTAKRNVERNGFSERVEFVVADAFQYLREQVKGLEERKSRAAGGGDTSKKLASAGRTWDVVILDPPAFAKTRNAVQGACRGYKDINLQGLKLVNEGGYLVTASCSYHMRPDLFLETIQEAANDAGKLLRLVEWRAAGKDHPQLLGVNEGHYLKFAIFEVRSKTQTH from the coding sequence ATGACAAGCCCGTACATAGAGAGGAAGTATGTCAAGTTGAGCGAGCAAGCCAAAATCGTGCTGAACAAGGCGCGCAAAAAAAGAACGGAGCAGGGGCACCCCTGGATATTCGGGAGTGAAATCGACAGGCTGGAGGGACAAGCCGAGCCAGGCGGTCTGGTGGAGGTTGTGAATCATCAGGGCAAATATTTGGCTACGGGCTACTGGAATCCGAAATCGCAGATTACGGTGCGCATTGTTTCCTACGAGCCTATCCCCGTAATGGGTCAGTCATTCCTGGCGGAGAGGCTGAAGCGCTGCAAGGAGCACAGGGAACGCTTTGTCGCGGATCGGGACTGCCGCCTCGTATACGGAGAAGCAGACTTTCTGCCGGGGCTGATCGTAGACCGTTTCGGCGACGTGCTGGTGGTGCAAATTCTGACCTTAGGCATGGAGGTTGTGAAGGCGGCGCTGATTGACGCGCTTGTGGAGGTGTTCCAGCCAGCCGGCATCTATGAGAGAAGCGACGTCAGCGTCCGCGGCTTGGAAGGGCTGGAGGAGCGGAAGGGTGTGTTGTACGGGCAATGCGAGCCGATCGTCATTATCGAGGAGAATGGCTTGAAGCTGGAAGTGGATATCGTGGATGGTCAAAAAACAGGCTATTTCTTCGATCAGCGCGAGAACCGGGCTTCCATTGCGCCGTTAATGCAGGGCTGGGGGGCGCGAAGCGGCATACGGCTGTCCGCTCATCCGGAGCATGAGGAGGCCGGTCTTGTACCCGTCAACGCCAATGGCAAGGCCGTCACCTTCCCCTACTGGGATGGCGCAACGGTGCTGGAATGCTTCGCCCACACAGGCAGCTTTACGCTGCACGCTTGTCAATACGGCGCCAAGAAGGTTACCTGTCTCGATGTGTCTCAGCATGCCATTGACACTGCGAAGCGGAATGTAGAGCGCAATGGCTTCTCCGAGCGCGTGGAGTTCGTCGTTGCGGACGCGTTCCAATACTTGCGGGAGCAAGTGAAAGGGCTGGAGGAGCGTAAGAGCAGAGCGGCTGGCGGCGGGGATACGTCGAAGAAGCTGGCTTCGGCGGGCCGGACCTGGGATGTGGTTATTCTGGATCCTCCCGCGTTCGCCAAGACAAGAAATGCGGTGCAGGGGGCGTGTCGAGGCTACAAGGATATTAATCTGCAGGGCCTTAAACTGGTCAACGAGGGCGGATACCTGGTGACAGCGAGCTGCTCCTATCATATGCGGCCCGACTTGTTTCTGGAGACCATCCAAGAGGCGGCGAACGATGCCGGCAAGCTGCTTCGCCTAGTGGAGTGGCGCGCAGCCGGCAAGGATCATCCGCAGCTGCTTGGCGTCAATGAGGGCCATTATTTGAAATTTGCGATATTCGAGGTTCGCAGCAAAACTCAAACTCATTAA
- the addB gene encoding helicase-exonuclease AddAB subunit AddB, whose product MPLRFIIGRAGSGKTSYCQMEIREEMRRDPGGPPLIMLVPEQATFQTEYSLLKGGGPRGSLRAQALSFRRLAFRVMQESGGTALVPIGDTGKSMLLYKIVHKLASELELFRGSGEQAGFIERLSELLTEWKRYGVQSDGIRQFAGASEGSKSGLLKRKLHDLGRIYEAMEGELEGKYVDAEDYLERLKTGYGAASAMKEARYWVDGFHGFTPTEMEALGTLLASGAHVSVTLTLDRPYRSDERPHELELFHPTAETCVKLAELAEKLGADVLEPVDLNKRPAPKFAQSPVLAHLEQHYGQRVPFLIPGGGSDAAYNGAIRLASAPNRRAEVEAVARDMLVKARDGVRWRDFAILVRNAEDYADYISVIFNDYEIPYFIDQKSKATHHPLVEFIRSALESVLHGWRYDAVFRCIKTEMLNPADGSLPREWFDRLENYALAAGIDGWKWLDERSWRPLGKPSLEDDEELEASITASARREFEMVMAARDTVVPPLKSFGDALRRPGNVRGMCEALYRLLEQAEAADRLDLWSAEDMANGDPRRSRSHRQLWDNVMAMLDQLVELAGDQELTPELFAGMVEAGLDSLNLASVPPSIDEVLIGSMERTRSGRIRVCYVLGANDGVMPMRVKEDGILTEAERDELGANGFELAPSVSRRLLDERFMIYNALTTPSESLWISWSAADEEGKTLLPSEIIRGIRALFPGIAVQDASAEPAPGMSPDTQRTFVQHPERTVSHLIKALRDWRQEGEMAPFWWDLYNWYAVRPEWQGQLQRLVRSLTYHNQEEALPRTLARELYGDRLSVSVSRMERFVACPFQHFAVHGLKLRERKLYRLEAPDVGQLFHAALSKLAGKLESRWGKLTRQEIRQEASHTVDEIAPKLQSQILLSSGRFQYIARKLKEIVAQAAIILGEHARRAKFQPVATEVDFGPGGAIPALVLPLDGGAELEIVGRIDRVDAAETEQGLLLRVLDYKSSSTSLKLEEVVHGLSLQMLTYLDVLITHSEQWLGKPAQPAGVLYFHVHNPLLQLANRIEPHEVTSKLLKRYKTKGLLTADSEVARLMDGELDTGYSDILPVALKKDASFYSSSSVVTEEQWSSLRRSVRDMIGRIGNSILEGEVSIEPYRLGPKSPCQFCDYKPVCQFDALFEGNVYRKLGKPSREEVWRQLEGE is encoded by the coding sequence ATGCCGCTTCGATTTATTATTGGACGGGCAGGCTCAGGCAAGACGAGCTATTGCCAGATGGAGATACGAGAGGAAATGCGGAGAGACCCGGGCGGTCCTCCGCTCATTATGCTTGTGCCGGAGCAGGCGACCTTCCAGACCGAATATTCGCTCCTGAAGGGCGGCGGTCCAAGGGGCTCGCTTCGGGCTCAGGCGTTAAGCTTCCGGCGACTGGCGTTCCGGGTTATGCAGGAGTCGGGAGGCACGGCGCTCGTGCCGATCGGCGACACGGGCAAGTCGATGCTGCTGTACAAAATCGTGCATAAGCTTGCCTCCGAGCTGGAGCTGTTCCGAGGCAGCGGGGAGCAAGCGGGCTTTATCGAGCGATTGTCGGAGCTGCTGACGGAGTGGAAGCGGTACGGCGTCCAGTCGGACGGCATTCGCCAGTTCGCCGGTGCGTCGGAGGGGAGCAAGAGCGGGCTGTTGAAGCGTAAGCTGCATGATCTGGGCCGCATATACGAAGCGATGGAAGGCGAGCTGGAAGGCAAATATGTGGACGCCGAGGATTACTTGGAGCGCCTGAAGACTGGCTATGGAGCCGCGTCGGCCATGAAAGAGGCTCGTTATTGGGTGGACGGCTTCCATGGCTTCACGCCGACGGAAATGGAGGCGCTCGGCACACTGCTTGCCTCCGGCGCGCATGTAAGCGTGACGCTGACGCTGGATCGGCCGTACCGGTCAGACGAGAGACCGCATGAGCTGGAGCTGTTCCATCCTACGGCGGAGACTTGTGTGAAGCTGGCGGAGCTGGCAGAGAAGCTTGGCGCTGATGTGCTGGAGCCCGTCGATCTGAACAAGCGGCCTGCTCCCAAGTTTGCGCAGAGTCCTGTTCTGGCGCATCTGGAGCAGCATTACGGCCAGCGCGTCCCGTTCCTGATCCCTGGAGGCGGGAGTGATGCCGCCTACAATGGCGCCATTCGCCTGGCTTCTGCCCCGAACCGGAGAGCGGAGGTCGAGGCTGTAGCGCGAGACATGCTCGTGAAGGCGCGCGACGGCGTCAGGTGGCGCGATTTCGCGATTCTTGTAAGAAATGCCGAGGATTACGCCGATTATATATCCGTTATATTCAACGATTATGAGATACCGTATTTCATTGACCAGAAGTCGAAGGCGACCCATCATCCGCTGGTTGAATTTATCCGCTCCGCGCTGGAGTCGGTGCTTCACGGCTGGCGTTACGACGCCGTGTTCCGCTGCATCAAGACAGAGATGCTGAATCCGGCTGATGGCAGCCTGCCTCGCGAGTGGTTCGACCGATTGGAAAACTATGCGCTTGCCGCAGGGATTGATGGCTGGAAGTGGCTGGATGAGCGAAGCTGGAGGCCGCTTGGCAAGCCCTCGCTGGAGGACGACGAGGAGCTGGAGGCATCCATCACGGCCAGCGCGCGCCGCGAGTTCGAAATGGTCATGGCGGCCCGCGACACCGTGGTCCCTCCACTGAAGTCGTTCGGCGACGCCCTGCGCAGGCCAGGCAACGTAAGAGGAATGTGCGAGGCGCTGTATCGTCTGCTGGAGCAGGCGGAGGCGGCGGATCGTCTGGACCTCTGGAGCGCTGAGGATATGGCAAACGGCGATCCGCGGCGCAGCCGGTCGCACCGTCAGCTGTGGGATAATGTGATGGCCATGTTGGATCAGCTCGTGGAGCTGGCCGGCGATCAGGAGCTGACGCCCGAGCTGTTCGCCGGTATGGTGGAGGCGGGCTTGGACAGTCTGAATCTGGCCTCTGTGCCGCCTTCGATAGACGAGGTGCTAATCGGCAGCATGGAGAGGACGAGGTCGGGACGCATTCGCGTCTGCTACGTGCTTGGAGCTAATGATGGCGTTATGCCCATGAGGGTGAAGGAGGACGGCATTCTGACGGAGGCCGAGCGTGACGAGTTGGGCGCGAATGGCTTCGAGCTGGCGCCCAGCGTGAGCAGGAGGCTGCTTGACGAGCGGTTCATGATCTACAACGCGCTGACGACGCCCAGCGAATCGCTCTGGATTAGCTGGTCCGCGGCGGATGAGGAAGGCAAGACGCTGCTGCCATCGGAGATTATTCGGGGCATTCGGGCGTTGTTTCCGGGAATTGCCGTACAGGACGCATCTGCGGAGCCAGCGCCTGGTATGTCGCCCGACACGCAGCGGACCTTCGTGCAGCATCCAGAGCGTACGGTGTCGCATCTGATTAAGGCGCTGCGCGATTGGCGGCAGGAAGGCGAAATGGCTCCGTTCTGGTGGGACTTATACAACTGGTACGCCGTTCGACCGGAATGGCAGGGACAGCTTCAGCGTCTTGTCCGATCCTTGACCTATCACAATCAAGAGGAGGCGCTGCCCCGGACGCTCGCGAGAGAGCTGTACGGCGACCGGCTATCCGTCAGCGTATCCCGAATGGAGCGCTTCGTCGCTTGTCCGTTCCAGCATTTTGCCGTACACGGCCTTAAGCTTCGCGAGCGCAAGCTCTACCGTCTGGAGGCGCCGGATGTCGGCCAGCTGTTCCATGCCGCGCTTAGCAAGCTTGCGGGCAAGCTGGAGAGCCGCTGGGGCAAGCTGACGCGCCAGGAGATTAGGCAAGAAGCGTCTCATACGGTAGATGAAATTGCGCCGAAGCTGCAATCGCAGATCCTGCTGAGCAGCGGAAGATTTCAATATATTGCGCGGAAGCTGAAGGAGATTGTCGCGCAGGCAGCCATCATATTAGGCGAGCATGCCAGACGCGCGAAATTCCAGCCAGTCGCAACGGAGGTGGACTTTGGCCCTGGCGGAGCCATTCCGGCGCTGGTTCTGCCGCTGGATGGCGGTGCCGAGCTGGAAATTGTAGGCCGAATTGACCGTGTCGACGCTGCGGAGACGGAGCAGGGCCTGCTTCTGCGCGTGCTGGATTACAAATCCAGCTCCACCTCGCTGAAGCTGGAGGAGGTCGTGCATGGCTTGTCGCTGCAGATGCTCACTTATCTCGATGTGCTCATAACGCACTCAGAGCAGTGGCTGGGCAAGCCTGCGCAGCCGGCAGGCGTGCTGTACTTTCATGTCCACAATCCGCTGCTGCAGCTTGCGAATCGTATCGAGCCCCACGAGGTGACATCGAAGCTGCTGAAGCGATACAAGACCAAAGGGCTGCTGACGGCCGATTCTGAGGTGGCCAGACTGATGGACGGCGAGCTGGATACGGGCTACTCCGATATTTTGCCCGTTGCGCTCAAGAAGGACGCGAGCTTCTACAGCAGCTCCTCTGTTGTGACGGAGGAGCAGTGGAGCTCGCTGCGTCGTTCCGTCAGAGATATGATCGGCCGAATTGGGAACAGCATTCTGGAAGGCGAGGTATCGATTGAGCCTTATCGGCTGGGTCCCAAGTCGCCCTGCCAATTCTGCGATTACAAGCCAGTATGCCAATTCGACGCGCTGTTCGAGGGGAACGTCTACCGGAAGCTGGGGAAACCATCCAGGGAAGAGGTTTGGCGGCAGCTAGAGGGGGAGTGA